The sequence TTCTTTACAGACAGTTTCTCATCTTTTTGGCAGATTATAGAGGGCTTTCCCAAATCAACCTCCAGTGTAACCTCAGATAGTTCAACTCTTCCAAACAATGAGCCTGCACCGTCTGAGTCTGAGAGAGAAAAGACGGGTACTATCATTTTTAAGCTTGAGACTAAACAAGAGTTGGAACGGAAGAGGAATCAGGATAGACAAGAGACAGTGCGGAGGCTGCAGGACTTCCTGCTGGAAGAGGAAGAGAACATGGATCAGTATCTGCTGCCCCCAAAAACCCTGCTGAGATACGCTGTACTGATGGATATAGTTCAGCCCAGCAGCAGGAGATCAGTCTGCTTTACTAAAGGGTGCGTGACTTAAAGCTTCATAACCTGATGTgcagtttattacatttttgtacaaTTTCTGCGCTGATTGTGGCGGATATGTTTTCgcaaaggatttaaatattgtaaGACATGTAAAACAAAGCACTACACAATAATAGTTAGTAGAAAACATTGTTAAATTagctaaaatatgtaataaacGAACATGCAAGAGTGTGAAATATTTTTAGAACTTTAGAATTCTGTGGAAATCAGATGCAAATTTTTCTGCAGAATTCGAAGAGCTGTCACAAAATTCCCACCCcttcattataaatgtattttatgttgttaaaattaaatgtaaaacataCAAATTTTTAGCTACTGTACaaataagagtgtagtactctccaatccatttaaaggaatagttcacccaaaaataaaacttctcaCTTACTCATCATTTCAtccatgatatcccagatgtgtatgtgtaagatttttagaaaatattttagatctgtagctccatacaatgcaagtgaattgtggccagaactttgaaggttcaaaaagcatataaaggcagcataaaagtaatccacacaactccagtggttaaatccgtaacttctgaagcgatattataggtgtgtgtgtgaaacagatcaatatttaagtacttttttattataaatgtccattttccctttcacatttttcttcatttgtttttgccgattagcattcttttttcattctttttattcctccccttttctccccaatttggaatgcccaattcccaatgcgctctaagtcctcgtggtggcgtagtgacttgcctcaatccgggtgagagagaacgaatctcagttgcgtctgagaccgtcaatccgcgcatcttatcacgtggcttgttgagcgcgttaccgtggaaacatagtgcatgtggaggcttcacgctattctgtgcggcatccacgcacaactcaccacgcgccccacagagagcgagaaccacattatagtgaccacgaggaggttaccccatgttactctaccctccctagcaaccgggccaatttggttgcttaggagtcctggctggagtcactcagcacaccctggattcgaacgcactactccaggggtggtagtctgcatCTTTACCCGCGAttagcattctttgtgcatatcacaacctactgggcagggaagaacatttatagtaaaaaaggactcaccCACctcaatcatatcgcttctgaagatttagatttaaccactggagtcgatgtggattacttttatgctgcctttgtgatttttggaccttcgaagttctggccaccattcacttgctttgtatggacctacagagctgagatattcttctaaaaatgtttgtttgtgttctgcagaagaaagaaagagtcaggttgagtaaatgatgagataattttcatttttgggtgaacatatTTAAATAGATTCCATACAatcagcacaaaaaaagaaaaacagaaacagaTTTAGTGTGGGTGTACAAGTATAGAACTCCTGTTTTGCTGATCATAATGGTTGTTTCTCTTTGTGTAGTTACGGTCATTATGTGGAGGGCACAGGTTCCGTCGTGAAGTCCTGTGTGGATgtggagatggagagtgtgttTAAGGGTCTGGAACTGCTTTCTGATGAAGACAAACTAAAGCAACTTCTGCAATTAAAGCTGAGATACTTCACACCCAGAGAGATTGCCAATCTCATGGGCTTCCCTGCAGAATTCAGTAAGACATACATCAGACAAATAagacctgtttacacctggtattaacattcaTCTGAAATGTGTCCTCTGTGACCACTTGTATTCAGATTTTGATGGGAAGGTccctgatttcatgactgcatgcATCAtttactatgtcagtgtgttaatgcgtgtttttaaagcacaaataaaaTGATGTCATCTGGGATGCATCATTGCGGATTAGCGTTGACACTACAAATCTGGTCAGTTGCGTTTTCGACTACCTCCGTATGTGGGTTGAGTGGTaagatcacaaaatgttttgtatgtttacacctgtattttaCGCTCTCCATGTTAATACCGGGTCTTATTCCAGGTGCAACGCATttaaacacacattcacaaataAACTGAGTAAAAGtgcaacaattaaattaaatagaaaaaatacttttatatttaatgaaataaaaacattgcatttaatatcaatatcaaaatattaatttaattgatttgTAGATCATTTATAATTAAactctaaatataaattaatatgagTCAACTGGAGTTTCTGGAACTGAAGCTGTAAAGTCCAGTCTGTCATTCCACTGGattgtgaaaacattaatgaatagATAACTGCCCATTATTCGCTCTAAGTTCTACAATCTTTGGATGGTATTTTCAGCCTTGATAAACCATGTCCTAGGGTGTTTAGCATTCTAAAGTCAAGAATTCAGTTGATATTTTGTAATGTCGGGAATTTTCAGAAATTTCTGCCTTTGCCTCCAAGCTGATCATTCAGTGACAGTGGCAGAAAGGTTTAAAGTTAAAAAGCTTTGGCCTCGATTATTTGTTGAGCGCAACAGACAAGACCAAGGtgaagacagggagagagagaagattaGAGAGATCCCTGCCCATTTTTACTTTAATAATTTAAcacgtgcatgcacacacagtcacacactttCTGCAGTACTCGGCAGACAGACCTGCTGGCCCTGTttccaaaaactagtgagctgaTTATGAAGagctctgttaaaaaaaaaaataatccattcAAGATTGAGGACAAATAGAGAGAAATGTCATTTTGTAAATGTAATTCCTTCAATACcattaaatgttaataaaatagtATTTTCCATGATATTTGTGTgctttatgtattttaatgcttattagagtatcactGAATAAGCCGAGCAACATGCTAATGGGAAAATCAGTTGTGATTCGAGTGATTTTTGACGCAtaaagttgctgcctatgtagagtgttccaaattagTTTCTTGTAAGGTTCCTTAGAATGCGTGTGCAGGCAGTTGACCgttgattttaaatgtgtttttttttttgtgtgtgtgtttcagcctTTCCAAAGCACATTTCTGTTAAGCAGCAGTACCGTGTGCTGGGGAACAGCCTGAATGTTCATGTGGTTTCAAATCTCATCCGTCTCATGATGTCATAATAGACATTTTGTGCTGAAAAGGATGATACCATGTTACCATGTGCAGAGAAACTCAATACAAGAGACTTTCTAttattctatatacagtatactgtgtatattttatatatgattatttCTGTCATATTTGTACATATgaataaagtttgtttttttcaatagtataattgttttgtttttacttccACAAAATACAGTACAAGTTAAATGTTTAGACACAGGTTCttgttctttattattactattctccacattttcatcaaaattatgaaatgacacagatggaagtatgggaattattttgtgactgaaaaatacagaacaatcaaagttatattttaacttcttcAAAGTAGCTTTGCCTAAGATtacagattaataataataataataataataataataataatacgttttatttatatagtgcctttacaaaaggaaaaacaaaaaagaacaagAACAACAAAAACTGATTAAAAAGATGAAAGTTTCCATGTACGCTGGCCATTTtgtgaaaaacaataatacatAGGTAATATTTACACTGGCgaccaaaaatttggaataatgtacagattttgctcttatggaaagaaattggtacttttattccaCCAAAGTGGccttcagctgatcacaatgtatagtcaggacattaataacgtgataaattactattacaatttgaaaaaaattacttcaaagagttctcatcaaaacatcctccacgtgcagcagtgacagctttgcagatccttggcattctagctgtcagtttgtccagatactcaggtgatatttcaccccacacttcctgtagcacttgccatagatgtggctgtcttgtcgggcacttctcacgcaccttacagtctagctgatcccacaaaagctcaatggggttaagatccaaaacactcttttccagttatctgttgtccactgtctgtgtttctttgtccactctaaacttttctttttgtttttctgtttcaaaagtggctttttctttgcaattcttcccataatgctgcacccctgagtcttctctttactgttgtacatgaaactggtgttgagcgggtagaattcaatgaagctgtcagctgaggacatgtgaggcatctatttctcaaactagagactctgatgtacttatcctcttgtttagttgtacatctggccttccacatctctttctgtccttgttagagccagttgtcctttgtctttgaagactgtagtgtacacctttgtatgaaatcttcagtttttggcaatttcaagcattgtatagccttcattcctcaaaacaatgattgactgatgagtttctagagaaagctgtttcttttttgccatttttgacctaatattgaccttaagacatgccagtttattgcatactgtggcaactcaaaaacaaacacaaacacaatgttaagcctCATTTACGAACCAAAtcactttcagctgtgtttgatataatggcaagtgattgttctagtaccatattagcaattttgtcatgattactcaaggataaggtgttggagtgatggctgctggaaatggggcctgtctagattttatcaaaaatgacttttttcaaatagtgatggtgctgtttttttttttttttttttttacatcagtaatgtcctgactatactttgtgatcagctgaatgccactttggtgaataaaagtaccaatttccttctgaaacagctaaatctgtacattattccaaacttttggccgccagtgtatatttgtcTAAAAAACTAATTTCATGCATTTAAGCATTTGCCTTTAGATCTGAAGgtctttaagatcatgagaaacatgcaTTCAGTCAGGTGTTTATCTGATACTATACATGTTCTTGTATGGGATCACAGTACAGACGACAGAGAAAAATCTAGATTCACGTGTTGAAACACTAAATAACACATTATATCAGTTTTAATGGAGCTAGTACTGTGAAGCTGTTCACATTCACAGGAAAATGAGCCCTGAATTCTGTTATAAAAGCAAAATGTTGAAAGCCTTAACTATGGTTACTAATCTCCAAAAAACATGTGACAGCCCATGACTGTCACCCATTAAAGTGAAATAACTGACTTAAATGCCCTATGGCCACCTACCTGTTCTTTATGAGTGATTTTGGGAAATTCATTGGTGTTAGGATAGCTCAGGGGCCAAAGTGCATCAGCTGTTTGGGCTTTAGGCAGATCCTGGTGTGAAGGTGCAGTACAGTGTCTGATGAGCGTCCTGGGATGAGCTCTCTCAGCATGGCTCGGACACTCAGCTTCTCCTGGCCCTTCATCCTACTCCTCTTCCTCTCAGGATTGCAGTGTGATCATAGTGGTCAACCACATGACCGGCAGAAAAGGGACATCAGCAATGAccagtatgtattttttttattattattcttaaagGACCCTGGAATTGTTCGATATTGTGAAACATATTGAAAACCTTCTTCTTGGAGTGCATTTAGAAGTTTTGACAGGTCAGTCAGTTCATCAGGTTTTTGACTTTCAAACTGGTGATTGATTTGCAGGCCTCGTATGATATCAGAGAATGGACACCTCACCTTCACTGCTGGGTACAACAAAGACATTCGATTCTCAACCTCAGGGACGGGAAGTTTGAAGGTGGGGAACGAGGACCTCATCCAGCAGATAAATCAGGTGAGGTCATGCAATGTTTGAGTCAGTCATGTGTTTGAATTAAAATATGGTTCATGGTAGAAAAGAGATGGTGAGAAAGTacaagcattttttatttattatttttttttttttgaataaatattttgGAATATGTTCTATCTAGAGATATGTCATTAAATCGGAAGAAAGGTTGGTTAAATCTTCACAAAATATCTATGGGTGTTTTGAGAATCTTTtcataatataatttgttttgttgttgttttttgctctattttagattttttattatttttattttttttatttagtttttgcatttgttttttgttcaatgttttgttttttgttttgttttgttttaaagaatTTAGCACCTAGTAAAAGTTTCAACAAAGCTTATGCACATGCAACTCTGTTCCAGATCAAAATTAACAAAGCTGACATCGATAACATAAAGAACAGTGGCCCACCTCCGGATATTACAAACCAGCTCAATCAACTCAACACCAGAGTGACTACACTTGAGTCAAAAGTTCAAACCATAGAACAGGTACTGCTGTAATCATCAAATTTACTCAGGCCTTATTGCTCGTGATTAAAGGCCAATCATTTCAG comes from Myxocyprinus asiaticus isolate MX2 ecotype Aquarium Trade chromosome 41, UBuf_Myxa_2, whole genome shotgun sequence and encodes:
- the trdmt1 gene encoding tRNA (cytosine(38)-C(5))-methyltransferase — protein: MEQLRVLELYSGIGGMHYALKESSVPAEVVAAVDINTTANEIYKHNFPSTPLLPKTIEGMTLQDFDKLKFDMILMSPPCQPFTRIGLQGDVTDPRTKSFLYILDLLPRLNKRPCFILLENVKGFETSAARDALVKMLKECDYSFQEFLISPTSLGIPNSRLRYFLIAKRPPESFSFQTSTEIIEGFPKSTSSVTSDSSTLPNNEPAPSESEREKTGTIIFKLETKQELERKRNQDRQETVRRLQDFLLEEEENMDQYLLPPKTLLRYAVLMDIVQPSSRRSVCFTKGYGHYVEGTGSVVKSCVDVEMESVFKGLELLSDEDKLKQLLQLKLRYFTPREIANLMGFPAEFTFPKHISVKQQYRVLGNSLNVHVVSNLIRLMMS